From one Montipora capricornis isolate CH-2021 chromosome 10, ASM3666992v2, whole genome shotgun sequence genomic stretch:
- the LOC138019769 gene encoding uncharacterized protein isoform X2 translates to MSANEASLGTFDPGLDDAFEQFGPVDVDAFIDSQFNYALEGQEELQNTEFSKTAVGSRNELQMAASETSTLHSIEFSLGGTETNLDKGNSFVSSLDELQMRGFSGMCSQCHKVMDKKDVVSYQTRKCETKERTFDPRSAIATEVQLSEISDDVGTCWRKLGPKLNIAAAKIHNLDEDYKNNHDKANALLLMWKQQEGNSHATVGRLADHLKAIGRTSIAEKLLGVADVQLPTCSVEKCDVVNLTVKCDLNGELDSKVMLCEDASGNKFLLRPVNGSMGNWNPEEIQKNKAFLETVAAAAKDMGKTPEQRRQESLKRISSEVQELQQKLKKVKLDLGDSKECTDSFTAGKNKQNDREAEKEVLDHDAKVPQQNVNHLVQSCEEQQSLCQGIYSALIKLIGEVGQPRDDNFKCISQLCDFTKELKDQEKALSPKIELLNNMKDCLDMHQTTKLEKLDKWYRAQQEQIDGVEKLLSSLLSQGNIAKKQKMLKRRSEPVLGGKPSSGFSRGRSKTDSSKNSGKSLSLCELQSFSKKSSISEPLCPYRMCVMDTDKKLKKGQHSSSK, encoded by the exons ATGTCTGCAAACGAAGCAAGCTTGGGGACCTTCGATCCAGGTCTTGACGATGCCTTCGAACAATTTGGCCCAGTTGACGTGGATGCTTTTATCGATTCGCAATTCAACTACGCTTTGGAAGGCCAAGAAGAACTGCAAAATACAGAGTTCAGTAAAACGGCTGTTGGGAGCAGAAATGAGTTGCAAATGGCCGCTTCGGAAACTTCCACGTTGCATTCAATCGAATTCTCACTTGGTGGTACAGAGACGAACTTGGACAAGGGAAACTCATTTGTGTCATCGTTGGACGAACTGCAAATGAGGGGGTTTAGCGGTATGTGCTCTCAATGTCACAAAGTTATGGACAAAAAAGATGTGGTTAGCTACCAAACGAGGAAATGCGAGACCAAAG AGAGAACATTTGACCCAAGATCAGCAATAGCTACAGAAGTACAGCTTTCTGAGATAAGTGATGATGTTGGAACTTGTTGGCGTAAGCTGGGACCAAAGCTTAACATCGCTGCAGCAAAAATCCACAACCTAGATGAAGACTACAAAAATAATCATGACAAAGCAAATGCCCTCTTGCTCATGTGGAAACAACAGGAGGGGAATAGTCATGCTACGGTTGGCAGACTTGCAGACCATTTGAAGGCCATTGGAAGAACCAGCATTGCTGAAAAACTTTTAG GAGTAGCTGATGTCCAGCTCCCGACATGTTCCGTGGAAAAGTGTGATGTCGTTAATTTAACAGTAAAGTGTGACTTGAATGGTGAACTGGATAGCAAG GTCATGCTATGTGAAGATGCTAGtggaaataaatttttgttgagACCAGTTAATGGTAGTATGGGAAACTGGAATCCAGAGGAG ATCCAGAAAAATAAGGCGTTCCTAGAGACTGTTGCTGCTGCTGCCAAGGACATGGGGAAAACACCTGAACAAAGGAGGCAAGAAAGCTTAAAACGCATATCTTCAGAGGTTCAAGAATTACAGCAAAaacttaaaaaagtaaaattggACTTAGGTGACTCCAAGGAATGTACAGATTCTTTTACTGCtgggaaaaataaacaaaatgataGAGAAGCAGAAAAAGAGGTATTAGATCATGATGCAAAGGTGCCACAACAAAATGTCAATCATTTGGTGCAATCCTGTGAGGAACAGCAGTCACTTTGTCAAGGAATATACAGTGCTCTTATCAAGCTTATTGGTGAAGTTGGCCAACCAAGGGATGACAATTTCAAGTGCATTTCGCAACTCTGTGATTTTACAAAGGAGTTAAAAGACCAAGAGAAAGCATTGTCTCCAAAAATTGAGTTATTGAATAATATGAAGGACTGTTTAGATATGCATCAAACAACTAAGTTGGAAAAATTAGATAAGTGGTACAGGGCTCAACAGGAACAGATTGACGGTGTGGAAAAACTTCTGTCAAGCTTGCTTTCACAAGGAAACATTGCAAAAAAGCAG AAAATGTTAAAGCGCAGGTCTGAACCAGTTTTAGGTGGGAAACCATCATCAGGATTTTCAAGAGGG aggtCAAAAACAGACTCATCAAAGAATTCTGGCAAGTCACTAAGCTTATGTGAACTTCAAAGTTTTAGTAAAAAGTCCAGCATATCAGAACCCCTTTGCCCATACCGAATGTGTGTAATGGACACAGACAAGAAACTTAAGAAAGGACAG CATTCAAGTAGCAAATGA
- the LOC138019769 gene encoding uncharacterized protein isoform X1, translated as MSANEASLGTFDPGLDDAFEQFGPVDVDAFIDSQFNYALEGQEELQNTEFSKTAVGSRNELQMAASETSTLHSIEFSLGGTETNLDKGNSFVSSLDELQMRGFSGMCSQCHKVMDKKDVVSYQTRKCETKERTFDPRSAIATEVQLSEISDDVGTCWRKLGPKLNIAAAKIHNLDEDYKNNHDKANALLLMWKQQEGNSHATVGRLADHLKAIGRTSIAEKLLGVADVQLPTCSVEKCDVVNLTVKCDLNGELDSKVMLCEDASGNKFLLRPVNGSMGNWNPEEIQKNKAFLETVAAAAKDMGKTPEQRRQESLKRISSEVQELQQKLKKVKLDLGDSKECTDSFTAGKNKQNDREAEKEVLDHDAKVPQQNVNHLVQSCEEQQSLCQGIYSALIKLIGEVGQPRDDNFKCISQLCDFTKELKDQEKALSPKIELLNNMKDCLDMHQTTKLEKLDKWYRAQQEQIDGVEKLLSSLLSQGNIAKKQKMLKRRSEPVLGGKPSSGFSRGRSKTDSSKNSGKSLSLCELQSFSKKSSISEPLCPYRMCVMDTDKKLKKGQQVPMTFFDPLKAPSLMRHQNHLMYVIHVIGED; from the exons ATGTCTGCAAACGAAGCAAGCTTGGGGACCTTCGATCCAGGTCTTGACGATGCCTTCGAACAATTTGGCCCAGTTGACGTGGATGCTTTTATCGATTCGCAATTCAACTACGCTTTGGAAGGCCAAGAAGAACTGCAAAATACAGAGTTCAGTAAAACGGCTGTTGGGAGCAGAAATGAGTTGCAAATGGCCGCTTCGGAAACTTCCACGTTGCATTCAATCGAATTCTCACTTGGTGGTACAGAGACGAACTTGGACAAGGGAAACTCATTTGTGTCATCGTTGGACGAACTGCAAATGAGGGGGTTTAGCGGTATGTGCTCTCAATGTCACAAAGTTATGGACAAAAAAGATGTGGTTAGCTACCAAACGAGGAAATGCGAGACCAAAG AGAGAACATTTGACCCAAGATCAGCAATAGCTACAGAAGTACAGCTTTCTGAGATAAGTGATGATGTTGGAACTTGTTGGCGTAAGCTGGGACCAAAGCTTAACATCGCTGCAGCAAAAATCCACAACCTAGATGAAGACTACAAAAATAATCATGACAAAGCAAATGCCCTCTTGCTCATGTGGAAACAACAGGAGGGGAATAGTCATGCTACGGTTGGCAGACTTGCAGACCATTTGAAGGCCATTGGAAGAACCAGCATTGCTGAAAAACTTTTAG GAGTAGCTGATGTCCAGCTCCCGACATGTTCCGTGGAAAAGTGTGATGTCGTTAATTTAACAGTAAAGTGTGACTTGAATGGTGAACTGGATAGCAAG GTCATGCTATGTGAAGATGCTAGtggaaataaatttttgttgagACCAGTTAATGGTAGTATGGGAAACTGGAATCCAGAGGAG ATCCAGAAAAATAAGGCGTTCCTAGAGACTGTTGCTGCTGCTGCCAAGGACATGGGGAAAACACCTGAACAAAGGAGGCAAGAAAGCTTAAAACGCATATCTTCAGAGGTTCAAGAATTACAGCAAAaacttaaaaaagtaaaattggACTTAGGTGACTCCAAGGAATGTACAGATTCTTTTACTGCtgggaaaaataaacaaaatgataGAGAAGCAGAAAAAGAGGTATTAGATCATGATGCAAAGGTGCCACAACAAAATGTCAATCATTTGGTGCAATCCTGTGAGGAACAGCAGTCACTTTGTCAAGGAATATACAGTGCTCTTATCAAGCTTATTGGTGAAGTTGGCCAACCAAGGGATGACAATTTCAAGTGCATTTCGCAACTCTGTGATTTTACAAAGGAGTTAAAAGACCAAGAGAAAGCATTGTCTCCAAAAATTGAGTTATTGAATAATATGAAGGACTGTTTAGATATGCATCAAACAACTAAGTTGGAAAAATTAGATAAGTGGTACAGGGCTCAACAGGAACAGATTGACGGTGTGGAAAAACTTCTGTCAAGCTTGCTTTCACAAGGAAACATTGCAAAAAAGCAG AAAATGTTAAAGCGCAGGTCTGAACCAGTTTTAGGTGGGAAACCATCATCAGGATTTTCAAGAGGG aggtCAAAAACAGACTCATCAAAGAATTCTGGCAAGTCACTAAGCTTATGTGAACTTCAAAGTTTTAGTAAAAAGTCCAGCATATCAGAACCCCTTTGCCCATACCGAATGTGTGTAATGGACACAGACAAGAAACTTAAGAAAGGACAG CAAGTCCCAATGACATTCTTTGATCCTCTAAAGGCCCCAAGCTTGATGAGACATCAGAATCATCTAATGTatgtaatacatgtaattggAGAGGATTAa